A segment of the Ictalurus punctatus breed USDA103 chromosome 24, Coco_2.0, whole genome shotgun sequence genome:
ACCTCCAATGGAGGATTTTACATGGAACTGTTTCTGTGAATTCTTTCATCTCCATGTTAAACCTTGAGGTCACACAGGAATGTCCGTTCTGTTCACAGAGAAAGACTGTTTTTCATGCGTTTATACATTGCTCCAGGTTGCAgctattgtttctgtttttaaaacaatgacttgaggtcattttatgtggattttacttttcagatttttatctttggttttaagCATGTTAGAAGAACCAGATTCAAGTGTCAGCTGATCAAGTTGATCAAAAATGTCGAAATACCTAAGCAGGAAAAACAAAGTGGCACAGAACACAGACTGCGATGCCATAAAAGTTCTCTCCAGACTGATCAAATCCCGGATTCTGATGGATTTGAACGTTTACAGTAGTACGGGAGACGTGGAGATGTTCAAGGCGGTGTGGTGCTGCGAGGAGGCTCTGTGTTCTGTAGTGGAGGGAGAACTTTGTTTTACGCCTGTATTAGGCTGATAATGTTCTTAACGACTATCCGTTGTTGcgctgacttatttatttattttatttatttatggtttttctttttaatgctcctttaaatatttatttatttatttattgcgtcacctttgactttaatgtgtatAGTGTGAGGTTTGATAAATAAAGGATTGTAAAAAgtcaaaagtctctctctccctccaagggttctctctctctctctctccaagggttctctctctctccctccaagggttctctctctctctccctccaagggttctctctctctccctccaagggttctcttgctctctctcactctgtgtgtgtgtgtgtgtgtgtgtgttgcatgctgggagtgtgtgtgcggagtacGGAGTGTGTTTCTGAGAgcgattttaaaaaaacagttgtttatttctgttactttcttaatttttcctttgtgtttttcctttcttttccctcGTTACTCGACTGAAATTAGAACATGTACAAAAGTTTCTATCGTGTGCCCGGGAGAGTTTAGACCCTGGGATGGCGTCTATACCCGGGCAAACACCACCTAAACTAACACTCCGAAATGGGTGCAGGTGTGTACCAGAGCCTGGAGTGACGGTAGATGACTTACTTGTAGTTATGGGAGAGCAGGTAGGATTTGATCATGTAGTTTCAGCCTCACAAATGAGAGAATACACCTCTTGACCAAATTAGAGACTTTATAAGACAACAACATACAGAAGACTTTATCATCCTAGTGGGAGGTTTTAATTGTACTCTGGATTTTACACAGTGTAGAAACAGTGTGAAACCCCATGCAAGTGTTTAACCAATGTTATTAAAAATCTAGACTTATCTGATGTATGGAGAGGACATAACCTGATCACACGTCAGTGTACGTGGGTAAAGATCAGTAACGAGAAGATCCCTGCTGCATGGCTGGATAGATTATATGTATCACGCAATGTGAGGAATAGAGTCTTAAAGTCAAAAATCTTCCCCACCTCAATGTCTGATCATAAACTAGTTACCTTGGAGTGTAACCTACGAAAAAAAAGCATAAGAGTTGTCATTGGCATTTCAATATCAAATTACTAGAAGATAGAAGTTTTTATGAAACTTTTAAGCTTTTTTGGGACTCATGGAGGAGCAAGCAGAATTATTATGAAAACTATATTCAATGGTGGGAAACAGGGAAGGTACAAATAAGACATTTCTGTCAGCAATTTCATCATATTCTATGTTCTGTATAAAAAAAGTCATTGGAATGTCTTGAAAGAGAAATTATTGGCATAGAACAAAGTATCAATAAAAAGGACTCTGTAAACCTCAAAGATCTAACTTGCTCAGCTCGATTCTAAAAGAATGAGTGGAACAAGCTCTTGTAAGAAGTTGGTTCTTAACAATGAAGGACATAGATGCTtccacttctttcttttttaacctGGAGCATACGGAAGGACAAGAGAAATTGATGTACTGTTTAAAGGATTGCAATAATCGAGACACCTCTGACCAAATGGAATGCACAAAATTCCTGTGGATTTTTGCTCAAATTTATACACCACTGAGGAAGGGGAGTAGAAGACGTTCCTGATGGTCATGAAGAGCTGCGGTCATCTGCATCTAAGGGCAAGAAATAATTTTGTTGTAAATAAGCATTCAGataaacaggtaaaaaaaaataatctgtctTACAGTACCTTTTCCCTTTTTACTCTGTGGAAGAAAGAATGAGGAGATGGTGCTCTGTTTCGTCACAGGCATTTCCATCTTGGTTTGGGTAAAATTCAGAGCCACTGCCATGCTGTAGCCTCCGGACCGAGCCAGTGGATTCAGGAGTTTAGATATCGGTCGTGCCAGTTTCTGTTAGAAAGAAAACCTTTTCAAAAGATTGCTTACATTTTCACGCCGAAGGTGCGGCATTTTTTACACCAGGCGCACTTATTATTGAGTACACAGCAAATACtgtgattaaatatatatacaccgcCGCTGATTCATGAAGCACAGCCAGGAGGTccgtgatatttttttgttgatgttctCACACTAGTGCACAGGTTCGCAACCCAGCTTTTAAAATTAAAGActtaattttagtttttttctgcGCACACAAGGCATtcgtatcgcttcataaaaattgggattaaaccactggagtcacgtggattacttttacgacGCCTTCATGAACTTTCCGGaacttgaaagttttggttacacGGACTGTATATGGAGGGAcggaaatctcccaggtttcattaaaaaacgtCTTGATTTGTGTTCTCAAGGtgaacgaaagtcttatgggtttggaacgacatgaggagGAGTAAccgatgacagaattttcattttggggtgaactatccctttaactgTATGACTTGCTGtcactacatattacacacgAGGTTAATATAAGACATGTATAGTATTTAGATACTCtaaatatacacataaaaaggtaccaaactgtacttttccttgagCTAATACCATCAAACCTACATcatttgtatgtgttttttcaCCTTCACCTTTTtcaccctcatagaatttgtaatggttttaatggcaaTTGTATTGGTTtcaatggaaactgtaatggtccctgtgggtctttactggtaatttgttgccttcaagtggtggcatgttatgtctagtggataccattacgGACCAGtagtggtaatggttttaatggttagctgatggtttgtaatggtatttgtactggtaaccattagaatttcagtgatggtttctattgttgttttttttagcaaggATGCAAGGTACATAATTGGCCCTTAATAAATGGCATGTTattggttagctgatggtttgtaatggtatttgtagtggaaaccattagaatttcagtgatggtttctattgttttttgtgtttcttttttcgCAAGGAACATAATTCGCCctcaaataaatatatgatatatatatgcatatatgatatatgtagatatatatcattatttattgtttttaaacaactttTTCCCCAGGTAACAGATACATAATAAAGGGTAGATACATACAGCCTTGATGGTATCACTATAGCAACAAGGAAAGGACAGTGTGATAGATTAGGATTTGT
Coding sequences within it:
- the LOC128629041 gene encoding aurora kinase A and ninein-interacting protein-like — translated: MKSSKSKTCKALSSEQECGVWLDADELRAKKQRKLARPISKLLNPLARSGGYSMAVALNFTQTKMEMPVTKQSTISSFFLPQSKKGKDADDRSSS